Below is a window of Herminiimonas arsenicoxydans DNA.
CTTGCGGAACCGCTTGCGCGAAAACGCCCGTGGTTTGGATTCCGTATAAAAGCCATCAAATAAATCAGCATCTTCGCCCAAATGACCCATTCTCAACTTGAAGGCACCAGCATGGCACCTAATAACGAAACGCACAGCGATAGCGTAAAAATCCAGACCTTCGTTCCCGAAGCGACTACACCGGTGAACCCGGTTGATCTTAACGACGTCGTGTTACAAGTAAAAGATCTCAACCTGTTCTATGGCAAGACACAGGCATTATTCGACATCAACCTGAATGTTCCTCGCGGTCAAGTGCTGGCCTTTATCGGTCCTAGCGGATGCGGCAAATCGACCCTGTTGCGCTGCTTCAACCGGATGAATGATCTGGTCGACAGTTGCCGCGTCGAAGGCGAAGTGATAGTGGACGGCCGCAATGTCTATGAGCGTAGCGTCAATGTCGCAGAGCTGCGTCGCCGCGTCGGCATGGTGTTTCAAAAGCCCAATCCATTTCCTAAGACAATTTATGAAAACGTTGCTTACGGATTGAGATTGTTGGGTGTCAAAAATCGTGCTCAGCTTGACGAGGTGGTCGAACGTTCTCTGCGCCAAGCTGCGTTGTGGGATGAAGTTAAAGATCGTTTGCACAGCAGCGGCCTGAGCCTGTCCGGCGGTCAGCAGCAGAGGTTGGTGATCGCCCGCGCCATTGCACTTGAACCTGAAGTCCTGCTGCTTGACGAACCTTGTTCGGCACTCGATCCGATTGCGACTGCAAAAATCGAAGATTTGCTGGATGACCTGAAGCAGAAGTACACAATCGTGATTGTCACTCACAACATGCAGCAGGCGGCGCGGGTATCCGATTTCACCGGTTTCATGTTCATGGGCAAGCTAGTCGAGTTCAGCGTAACCGATCAGATGTTTACCCAGCCCACCAACAAACAAACGATGGATTACATCACCGGTCGCTTCGGTTAAACGTTCCGTCCACCATTAAAAGAGAAAATAAGATGAGCACATCCCATATCGTCAAATCCTATGATCTGGAACTGCAAACGCTGGCGTCCAGCGTCGGTGCCATGGGCGACTTCGCGGGCGTTCAGTTTGCCGACGCCATCCAGGCCTTGCTAGCGCATGACGTTTCGCTGGCACAGCGCGTGATTGATCAGGATCGCCAAGTCGATGCGCTGCGGCGCGACCTGTCCACGGCTGCTGCCAAAGTGATTGCCAAGCGTCAGCCAGTCGCCATCGACCTTGATGAAGTGCTGGCCGAACTGCGCATCGTCGAGGACCTTGAGCGTATCGGCGACTTAGCGAAGAACATAGCCCGACGCGCCATCATCATCGCCGAGGAGCCATTTCCTGCTGAAGTAACCGGCAAGATCCGCCGCTTGGCTGATCTCACATCGGCGCAATTACGCCATGCACTCGCAGCTTACGCCACTCGTGACGGAGCTAGGGCACAGACTCTTGAGCGGGATGATGACCAGATAGATGCGCTCCACGTGGAGATCTTCGACGATATCACCGCATTAATGAAAGGCAGTCAGCAACAAGTCGTTGGCCTGGTACATCTATTGTTTTGCGCAAAGAACATTGAGCGCATCGCTGATCATGCGACGCATCTCGCAGAAAACGCCTTTCAATCCCTACTTGGCAATACGCAATCTGCCAAGTCAAGCAGCGAATCGTAGGACAGGAACGCCGTCCATGCTGCGATGGAAAAAAAGTTTGGTCTTCCATACGTTGAGCGGATTTTATGTCGGGCGATAAAGCTACCATTTTGGTCGTTGAGGATGAATTGTCTATCGTAGAGTTGCTCCGCTTTACGCTTGAAGACGCCAACTGGAATGTTGTAGCCGCTGGCAGCGTAGCTGCCGCCTGGGATTTGATCCAGATTCGCCCTCCGCATCTCATCCTGCTGGATTGGATGCTCCCCGATCAGTCGGGCTTGCAGCTGTTATCCCGAGTCCGCGAAAGCCGGCAATTTAGGGGATTGCCAATCATCATGCTGACGGCAAAAAGCATGGAGGAAGACAAGGTCACTGGCCTGGAAAATGGCGCTGACGACTATGTTACCAAGCCATTTTCACCGCGCGAACTTATAGCGCGAGTCACGGTGCTCTTGAAACATAAAGTTCCTGAACATGCACAAGAGACGATGAAGGCAGGCCCTATCCGGCTCGACCCGGCCAGCCGCATGGTCAGTGTTGGCACTAAAAATATTACGATAGGTCACGCGGAATTTAAACTGTTGAAGTATCTGCTCGCCCATCCAAATCATGTGTATTCACGCGACCAGTTAATCGACAGAGTCTGGGGACGCCATATCGCCATTGATGAGCGTACAGTTGATGTAAATGTACTCCGACTGCGCAAAGTCCTAGGAGAGGGACGCTATCTGATCAAGACGGTACGAGGAGTTGGTTACATGCTTACAGAAAAGTAAGTTGTGCATGGAATGTAATGTCCACCGCCCACCCAATTCAGTGCTGTGTTCACTGAGCAGACATTGAAAAGAACTAACAATAAATCTAACGGGGGCAGGCCGTACTAAAAATTTAGGACTCGGCAGGATTAACCTAAAGTACTAAAGTTTTCGTTCGCAAGTTGTTGGGGTTCTAAAGTAGTAAGCTGCAGAATACTTATGTCAGCTTCGACGCGATTTCGCCCATTATGCTTTGCTTTGTACAGAGCTGCATCTGCCCTGCCATATGCATTTTCAAAATCACAGTTTGTATCGCTCCAGCTAATACCGAAGCTGGCCGTTACATGAGGGCGAGGAAAGCAGGTGAAAGTTTCAGCGGCAATTGCCAGACGCACGTTCTCAGCAATTTCTATCGCGTCATCGAGGCTAATGTTTGGCAATAGGACTGTGAACTCTTCACCGCCGACACGGCCAATTTCACCAACACCATTAAGTGAGGACTTCAATTTTTTGACCAACTCACGAAGCACTGCATCGCCAGTCGGATGACCAAATTCATCGTTGATGCGTTTGAAAAAATCTATATCGAGCACAATCAAGGAAAGCGGATTTGACTTCAGATAATGCTCTGCTTGATCAAACACAGCACCTCGGTTTAGTACGCCAGTAAGATTGTCGTGCCGAGCTTTGTAATCCAGTTCTGATGTCAATTGTTCCAACTTGAAATTCAGAGTGTTGAGCTCCAGCTCTTTACGGTCGCTGCGTGCAATCAAACGCCGCGTTTCACGCATCAGTCGATGAAAATCTTTTGCGAGGTTATCCAAGGCGATTCTATATTCGTCACCAGACGCGTCATCCTTTGATATCACATCGTAAGCCGAATTTAGTGCTGCCGTTTCAGCTTCAAAAAGATCGTTATCGTTCATCAAGTTCTCAATGCATGATCGTTGAATATTAATTCAGGAAAATCCTCTTGTAACTCTTGTCCAAATTCAAAAATCGTGTCGTCATCTTCGTCGTGGTACCAGTCAAGAACCACGGTATTACCGGCAAGCGCCTTATCGTTCAAAGCGCTAAACAAAGAGAAAAGCATTTTTGTACTCGAGCTATTGAAGTATGAAAGCGCTACTTGTACGGTGACCTGTTGGTCAGATTCAATTTGTCCAAGATAGGTGTTCATTGCTGCAATGATGTCACCCCAAAACAATGCTGCGTTTTCTGGGTAGGCTTCACCTTTGAGCAACAACCGATGTTCGTCAAAACGGAAATCCACCTCTGGTGAACTCGCACTAGCAGGAATAAAAAAATTGTTCATATTTTTGTCTTTTCTTTGAGGCTACGGTCCTCGATACCATTTGCCGAATGCACTCAGATGGTCGCTTTAAGGCAGAACATCATGTTCCCGTCTGCCCCTTCGGGAATAAACTCAAAATCTAGTGGTTCGCTGGCGTCTCTTGCCATCGTCAGAAAACCCAAGCCGGCGCCCTTGCTTTCCTGCGGCGTTTCAGCGCGCAATGTTTCCTGGTATTCCAAGCGAATCTCTTCGTTTGTGAGGGTGCGCAAATGCTCTAATTTTTCGCGTAAATGATCGGCGATATTTGCGTGAACCAGGTTGGAGCATTTGAGAAAATAGCGGTCATTTTCAACTGAAATACATACTGAGCCACGGCGCATTTCCACGTCTGTCTTGCCACTCGTTTCAATTGATTCAGCCGAGTAATGAATAATGTTCTGCGTCATTTCGATAAAAGATGAAAATAGCTTGCGACGGGTGGGGCTCGCAGCACCAATGTACTCAACACGCGTTTTGACGGAATCCGCCATTGCCGCAATGATGTTTTGCGAAAAATATCCCATGTAGTAAAAAATGACATTGTTATTTCCAGCGCATTCGCAAGACATATACAACTTAGAAGTATCTGATTTATTTTCCATCTTGATTCGACTTTCTTATATAACTATTAGCTACATTGCTGACTGCCGCTTATTTGATGCACTGAGCCGGAATCCAAACACCGTTAAATCATCACGACGACGATGCAAACCTTGATAGGCTTTTTGCTCCAACATTAATAATTGACCGAATTGCTCCATCGGCGTATCCCGATGCCGTAATAAGTAGTCGCGAAGACGTTGCTTGCCAAAAGCAATATTCTTCATGCCCCCGATTTGGTCGATGATGCCATCCGTCGCACTGAGCACGACTGCATCATTTGTCAGCGTACATGTTTTGTTATCCCAGCACATTTCAGCGGGTGTGTCGACGTAGCCAATACCAACGCGTTTTCCCTCAATGGTCTGGATTTCATCTTGATCTGGCATAAGAATAAACAAAGGCGCTTTTGCATTTGCGCAGGTCAGTTCGGAAGTGGCGTCGTTGAACCAAAAGAATGCGGCATCCATTCCATCGTCAGACTCAGATAAACGATTTTGGTCGGCAAATTGTCCAAGTGCCAGCTTCATTCCACGATTAACTTCGCTCATCAGCATTGCGGGATCTTTAGGTCCCAGTTTGCTCAGTCCTTGAGAAAGCAGTGACGATGCAATTAATGTCAGGAAGGCTCCTGGAACACCATGCCCAGTGCAATCTGCAACAGCAGCAAACCAACCATCGTTGAAACGTTCAAAATGGTAAAAGTCACCGCCAACTACATCGCGCGGCTCCCAAATCAGACACGCATCATTTAGCGTTGCGCTCATTGCTTTAAGCGACGTGCTCATCATTGCGCGCTGAATCGTGCTCGCGTAATCGATGCTTTGCATGACTTGCAGGTTCTTCTCCGTTTGAAGATCGACCATCATGCGCATCAGATCCAAGCCTGATCCGAGACCAAGGAATTGATCGTTTTCAACGATCAAAAAGCCTTCTGCGAGAGTCTTATCACCAGACTCAACTGCAAGTGCAGCTAACGTTTCAATATGTGTACCTGCTTGCACTATCAGAGGATTTTTATCCATGAACGCAATACATGTCTTCTTTTCGTACAGTTCTTTAAAGTACGGCTTGGACATCTGCGACATGAATATATTGCGACTAATCAAACCAATCGGACTCCGACCCTCGAGTACCGGCAAGCTGATCAATTCGCGGTTTTGACTAAACACCTCCAACACCTGCG
It encodes the following:
- the pstB1 gene encoding Phosphate import ATP-binding protein (Evidence 2a : Function of homologous gene experimentally demonstrated in an other organism; PubMedId : 8628229, 8083184; Product type t : transporter): MAPNNETHSDSVKIQTFVPEATTPVNPVDLNDVVLQVKDLNLFYGKTQALFDINLNVPRGQVLAFIGPSGCGKSTLLRCFNRMNDLVDSCRVEGEVIVDGRNVYERSVNVAELRRRVGMVFQKPNPFPKTIYENVAYGLRLLGVKNRAQLDEVVERSLRQAALWDEVKDRLHSSGLSLSGGQQQRLVIARAIALEPEVLLLDEPCSALDPIATAKIEDLLDDLKQKYTIVIVTHNMQQAARVSDFTGFMFMGKLVEFSVTDQMFTQPTNKQTMDYITGRFG
- a CDS encoding putative Phosphate uptake regulator PhoU (Evidence 3 : Function proposed based on presence of conserved amino acid motif, structural feature or limited homology; Product type pr : putative regulator) yields the protein MSTSHIVKSYDLELQTLASSVGAMGDFAGVQFADAIQALLAHDVSLAQRVIDQDRQVDALRRDLSTAAAKVIAKRQPVAIDLDEVLAELRIVEDLERIGDLAKNIARRAIIIAEEPFPAEVTGKIRRLADLTSAQLRHALAAYATRDGARAQTLERDDDQIDALHVEIFDDITALMKGSQQQVVGLVHLLFCAKNIERIADHATHLAENAFQSLLGNTQSAKSSSES
- the phoB1 gene encoding Phosphate regulon transcriptional regulatory protein PhoB (Evidence 2a : Function of homologous gene experimentally demonstrated in an other organism; PubMedId : 9878437, 10653699; Product type r : regulator) yields the protein MSGDKATILVVEDELSIVELLRFTLEDANWNVVAAGSVAAAWDLIQIRPPHLILLDWMLPDQSGLQLLSRVRESRQFRGLPIIMLTAKSMEEDKVTGLENGADDYVTKPFSPRELIARVTVLLKHKVPEHAQETMKAGPIRLDPASRMVSVGTKNITIGHAEFKLLKYLLAHPNHVYSRDQLIDRVWGRHIAIDERTVDVNVLRLRKVLGEGRYLIKTVRGVGYMLTEK
- a CDS encoding conserved hypothetical protein; putative GGDEF domain (Evidence 4 : Homologs of previously reported genes of unknown function) is translated as MNDNDLFEAETAALNSAYDVISKDDASGDEYRIALDNLAKDFHRLMRETRRLIARSDRKELELNTLNFKLEQLTSELDYKARHDNLTGVLNRGAVFDQAEHYLKSNPLSLIVLDIDFFKRINDEFGHPTGDAVLRELVKKLKSSLNGVGEIGRVGGEEFTVLLPNISLDDAIEIAENVRLAIAAETFTCFPRPHVTASFGISWSDTNCDFENAYGRADAALYKAKHNGRNRVEADISILQLTTLEPQQLANENFSTLG
- a CDS encoding conserved hypothetical protein (Evidence 4 : Homologs of previously reported genes of unknown function), with protein sequence MNNFFIPASASSPEVDFRFDEHRLLLKGEAYPENAALFWGDIIAAMNTYLGQIESDQQVTVQVALSYFNSSSTKMLFSLFSALNDKALAGNTVVLDWYHDEDDDTIFEFGQELQEDFPELIFNDHALRT
- a CDS encoding conserved hypothetical protein (Evidence 4 : Homologs of previously reported genes of unknown function); its protein translation is MENKSDTSKLYMSCECAGNNNVIFYYMGYFSQNIIAAMADSVKTRVEYIGAASPTRRKLFSSFIEMTQNIIHYSAESIETSGKTDVEMRRGSVCISVENDRYFLKCSNLVHANIADHLREKLEHLRTLTNEEIRLEYQETLRAETPQESKGAGLGFLTMARDASEPLDFEFIPEGADGNMMFCLKATI
- a CDS encoding putative serine phosphatase (Evidence 3 : Function proposed based on presence of conserved amino acid motif, structural feature or limited homology; Product type pe : putative enzyme), which translates into the protein MKIDFNIMSVISPEQSNTSARTLAVAVPTISFDQTNAQVLEVFSQNRELISLPVLEGRSPIGLISRNIFMSQMSKPYFKELYEKKTCIAFMDKNPLIVQAGTHIETLAALAVESGDKTLAEGFLIVENDQFLGLGSGLDLMRMMVDLQTEKNLQVMQSIDYASTIQRAMMSTSLKAMSATLNDACLIWEPRDVVGGDFYHFERFNDGWFAAVADCTGHGVPGAFLTLIASSLLSQGLSKLGPKDPAMLMSEVNRGMKLALGQFADQNRLSESDDGMDAAFFWFNDATSELTCANAKAPLFILMPDQDEIQTIEGKRVGIGYVDTPAEMCWDNKTCTLTNDAVVLSATDGIIDQIGGMKNIAFGKQRLRDYLLRHRDTPMEQFGQLLMLEQKAYQGLHRRRDDLTVFGFRLSASNKRQSAM